The Miscanthus floridulus cultivar M001 chromosome 7, ASM1932011v1, whole genome shotgun sequence genome includes a region encoding these proteins:
- the LOC136466573 gene encoding 3-isopropylmalate dehydratase large subunit, chloroplastic-like: MASSISTAAKASAAFAHKKELAAPAPSQHRAGSSRRTKPCRVRAVASPARAPRAPSSTGSVKSAMTMTEKILARASERAALEPGENVWVDVDVLMTHDVCGPGTIGIFKNEFGEDAKVWDREKVVIIPDHYIFTSDERANRNVDIIRDFCVEQNIKYFYDIKDLSNFKANPDYKGVCHVALAQEGHCRPGEVLLGTDSHTCNAGAFGQFATGIGNTDAGFVLGTGKALLKVPPTIRFVLDGEMPPYLLAKDLILQIIGEISVSGATYKSMEFVGSTVESLTMEERMTLCNMVIEAGGKNGVVPADETTFKYLEGKTSIDYEPVYSDAQARFFSDYRFDVSKLEPVVAKPHSPDNRALARECKDVKIDRVYIGSCTGGKTEDFLAAAKVFLASGKKVKVPTFLVPATQKVWMDVYSLPVPGSGGKTCSQIFEEAGCDTPASPSCGACLGGPRDTYARMNEPMVCVSTTNRNFPGRMGHKEGQIYLASSYTAAASALTGYVTDPRDFLM, encoded by the exons ATGGCTTCCTCCATCTCCACCGCCGCCAAGGCCTCCGCGGCCTTCGCCCACAAG AAGGAGCTGGCCGCGCCGGCGCCGTCGCAGCACCGCGCGGGCTCGAGCCGCCGGACCAAGCCGTGCCGCGTGCGCGCCGTCGCCTCGCCCGCGCGCGCCCCCCGCGCCCCGTCGTCCACCGGCTCG GTGAAGAGCGCGATGACGATGACGGAGAAGATCCTGGCGCGGGCGTCGGAGCGCGCGGCGCTGGAGCCCGGGGAGAACGTGTGGGTGGACGTCGACGTGCTCATGACGCACGACGTCTGCGGGCCCGGCACCATCGGCATCTTCAAGAACGAGTTCGGGGAGGACGCCAAGGTCTGGGACCGCGAGAAGGTCGTCATCATCCCGGACCACTACATCTTCACCAGCGACGAGCGCGCCAACCGCAATGTCGATATCATCAGGGACTTCTGTGTGGAGCAGAACATCAAGTACTTCTATGACATCAAGGACCTCAGCAATTTCAAG GCTAATCCAGACTACAAAGGCGTCTGCCACGTCGCACTTGCTCAGGAAGGCCACTGCCGACCAGGCGAG GTtctcctgggtactgattctcaTACATGCAATGCTGGAGCCTTCGGTCAATTTGCAACCGGAATTGGAAACACCGATGCAGGTTTTGTGTTGGGCACTGGAAAAGCTCTTCTCAAG GTGCCCCCTACTATCAGGTTTGTATTAGACGGAGAAATGCCGCCTTATTTACTTGCGAAGGATCTGATTTTGCAA ATTATTGGTGAGATTTCAGTATCTGGTGCAACCTACAAATCAATGGAGTTTGTTGGATCAACTGTAGAAAGTCTAACT ATGGAAGAGCGTATGACACTATGCAACATGGTTATTGAAGCTGGTGGAAAGAACGGTGTTGTGCCTGCTGATGAAACTACATTTAAATACCTTGAG GGTAAGACATCAATTGATTATGAACCTGTCTACAGTGATGCTCAGGCCAG ATTTTTTAGTGACTACCGTTTCGATGTATCAAAACTGGAGCCAGTAGTTGCCAAG CCACATTCGCCCGACAACCGTGCTCTAGCAAGAGAATGCAAGGATGTCAAGATCGACCGAGTCTATATTGGTTCTTGCACTGGTGGTAAGACTGAGGACTTCCTTGCTGCTGCAAAGGTGTTCTTAGCCTCG GGAAAGAAGGTTAAAGTTCCCACATTTCTTGTCCCTGCTACACAAAAG GTGTGGATGGACGTATATAGCCTCCCTGTACCAGGATCTGGTGGCAAAACTTGCTCCCAGATATTTGAGGAGGCTGGTTGTGATACACCAGCAAGTCCTAGCTGTGGTGCTTGTTTGGGTGGCCCTCGTGATACATATGCACGGATGAATGAACCTATG GTCTGCGTGTCCACTACGAACAGGAACTTCCCAGGCAGGATGGGGCACAAGGAAGGGCAGATCTACCTGGCGTCCTCCtacaccgccgccgcctcggccCTGACGGGGTACGTCACGGACCCCAGGGACTTCCTCATGTAA
- the LOC136465120 gene encoding uncharacterized protein, with translation MDYVIKSWIVATLTDDLGEIISAQGSTARHAWLAVESQFLGNREAHSIHLEMRFRNFVQGDLYVTDYCRKLKKMADDLTALGEVVTDRMLVLNVICGLNERFNHVGMLLRHARPFPTFLEARDDLILEELTMETRKDAPATALVASTTPSPAPASSGTGACENSKPPNNRRSKRGGGGKGSGGGGPPGQGSRPTSGAQQQ, from the coding sequence ATGGACTACGTCATCAAGTCCTGGATCGTCGCCACGCTCACTGACGACCTTGGCGAGATCATCTCTGCCCAGGGCTCCACCGCTCGGCATGCCTGGCTCGCCGTCGAGTCGCAGTTCCTTGGCAACCGTGAGGCTCACTCCATCCACCTCGAGATGCGGTTTCGCAACTTTGTCCAGGGTGACCTCTACGTCACCGACTACTGCCGCAAGCTAAAAAAGATGGCCGATGATCTCACGGCCCTTGGCGAGGTCGTCACCGACCGCATGCTCGTCCTCAACGTGATATGTGGCCTCAACGAGCGCTTCAACCACGTTGGGATGCTCCTTCGTCACGCTCGACCGTTCCCCACCTTCCTGGAGGCTCGTGATGACCTCATCCTTGAGGAACTCACCATGGAGACCCGCAAGGACGCACCTGCCACTGCGCTCGTTGCCTCCACCACTCCCAGCCCTGCCCCTGCGTCCTCCGGCACGGGCGCATGCGAGAACTCCAAGCCGCCTAACAACCGTCGCAGCaagcgcggcggtggcggcaaaggcagcggcggcggtggccctcCTGGACAGGGGTCACGCCCCACTAGTGGCGCACAACAACAATAG